In Methanobacterium paludis, the following proteins share a genomic window:
- a CDS encoding metal ABC transporter ATP-binding protein, with product MTKAIELKNVSIKFNELSILHEINLSVDEKDFMAILGPNGGGKSTLLKTILGLLTPETGEVWVFGKKPKNARHLIGYLPQRVLFDHDFPITVFDAVLSGLYRGLFKGHTEDDRKAVVKALKAVEIFDLKDRQISKLSGGQMQRVFIARAIVREPKLLLMDEPMASIDPEMQKSFYELLARLKDKMAIVLVSHDVGAVSTHVDKIACLNRKLYYHGPVEGSAEGLEAIYKCPIDLISHGIPHRVLREH from the coding sequence ATGACAAAAGCTATTGAATTGAAAAATGTTTCCATAAAATTTAATGAATTATCAATTCTTCATGAGATTAACCTTTCTGTGGATGAAAAGGATTTTATGGCCATACTGGGGCCGAATGGTGGTGGAAAAAGCACCCTTCTCAAGACTATCCTCGGACTGCTGACCCCTGAAACCGGTGAAGTTTGGGTATTTGGAAAAAAACCCAAAAATGCAAGGCATTTAATAGGTTACCTTCCACAACGTGTGTTATTTGACCATGATTTTCCAATAACTGTCTTTGACGCTGTGCTATCTGGATTGTACAGGGGATTATTCAAGGGCCACACAGAAGATGATAGGAAGGCTGTGGTCAAAGCTTTAAAAGCTGTAGAGATATTTGATCTTAAAGACAGACAGATAAGCAAACTTTCTGGAGGGCAGATGCAGAGGGTTTTCATTGCCAGGGCCATTGTAAGGGAGCCTAAACTTCTCCTTATGGACGAGCCCATGGCTAGCATAGACCCTGAGATGCAGAAATCATTTTACGAGTTATTAGCACGGCTAAAAGATAAAATGGCAATAGTTCTTGTAAGTCACGATGTAGGGGCAGTTTCAACCCATGTGGATAAGATCGCCTGCCTCAACAGAAAACTGTACTATCACGGACCTGTAGAAGGTTCTGCAGAGGGCCTTGAAGCGATTTACAAGTGTCCTATAGATCTGATAAGCCATGGGATTCCCCACAGGGTTCTCAGAGAGCATTGA
- a CDS encoding metal ABC transporter permease, with product MIEIFQYEFMQRAFIAALLVSVACGIVGTYVVIKRIVSLSGAISHAAFGGIGLGYFLGVNPVLAAIPFTILSAIGVGSIHERVKVSEDTAIGILWSVGMAIGIIFIDLTPGYAPDLFSYLFGSILTVSSSDILIMLVLDLVIIATVFLFHREFLAISFDEEFSKVIGMPTELIYMLLLSLVALSVVVLIKVVGVILVIALLAIPAAITKQFTNDLKRLMILSIGAGMLFTSVGLYLSYVFNLASGATIVMVLALAFAITYYLKE from the coding sequence ATGATTGAAATTTTCCAGTACGAATTTATGCAAAGAGCATTTATAGCAGCACTGCTTGTTAGTGTTGCCTGCGGAATAGTAGGAACTTATGTCGTAATAAAAAGGATAGTTTCATTAAGCGGGGCAATTTCTCATGCCGCTTTTGGAGGTATAGGTTTAGGATACTTTTTAGGCGTTAACCCTGTCCTGGCGGCCATCCCATTTACCATCCTCTCTGCAATAGGGGTTGGAAGCATTCATGAAAGGGTGAAGGTGAGTGAAGACACTGCAATAGGAATACTCTGGAGTGTGGGAATGGCTATTGGAATAATATTCATCGATTTAACCCCGGGATATGCTCCAGACCTTTTCAGTTATCTTTTCGGTAGCATACTCACTGTTTCAAGTTCGGATATTCTCATTATGCTAGTTCTTGATCTTGTGATCATAGCAACGGTTTTCCTATTCCATAGAGAATTTTTAGCAATATCATTTGATGAAGAGTTCTCAAAGGTCATTGGAATGCCGACAGAACTAATTTATATGCTTCTGCTCAGTTTGGTGGCTTTGAGTGTTGTTGTTCTCATAAAAGTGGTTGGTGTGATCCTGGTAATCGCACTTCTGGCCATACCTGCTGCCATAACCAAACAGTTTACCAACGACCTGAAAAGATTGATGATTCTCTCAATTGGGGCAGGGATGCTGTTCACTTCAGTGGGATTATATCTATCTTACGTGTTTAATCTGGCTTCAGGTGCTACCATTGTGATGGTTCTTGCACTTGCCTTTGCAATAACGTACTATCTGAAGGAGTAA
- a CDS encoding SAM-dependent methyltransferase encodes MDVKRPSSTAERTALIRAIESRKPDEERICYDPYAVHFTNQEILEFAICNPARYNAKSEPGLANSVVARSRYFDDIVKASLKEGIEQLVIIGAGYDARAYYIRGLKNINVFEVDHPNTQSLKLEKIKKIFGSIPHNVGYVPVDLEKDNLKELLVENGYEKSRKTLFLMEGLIMYLSPAIVDKIMSFIAGSGRGNGVVFDYGTSKKTVDKPKSDSGKNIWNYTKKQGELLKFRMEEPVETFLGERGFCKIKNMTSGDYKKHISMVKMKLE; translated from the coding sequence ATGGATGTAAAAAGACCCAGTTCTACGGCTGAGAGAACTGCTCTCATCAGGGCCATTGAATCAAGAAAACCTGATGAAGAACGTATATGCTACGATCCGTATGCTGTACACTTCACAAACCAAGAGATACTTGAGTTTGCCATTTGTAACCCTGCCAGATATAATGCAAAATCAGAACCAGGGCTGGCGAATTCTGTAGTTGCAAGGTCCCGGTACTTTGATGATATTGTAAAAGCGTCTTTAAAAGAGGGGATTGAGCAGCTGGTTATCATTGGGGCAGGATATGATGCAAGGGCATATTATATTAGAGGGCTGAAAAATATTAATGTGTTTGAGGTGGACCATCCTAACACCCAAAGCCTGAAATTGGAAAAGATAAAGAAAATTTTTGGTTCAATACCCCACAACGTTGGGTACGTTCCAGTTGACCTTGAGAAAGACAACCTCAAAGAACTTCTCGTTGAAAATGGCTATGAAAAATCCAGAAAAACTCTCTTTTTAATGGAAGGATTGATTATGTACCTCTCACCGGCCATTGTTGATAAGATCATGTCTTTCATTGCTGGTTCTGGCAGGGGAAACGGAGTTGTTTTTGATTACGGCACTTCCAAAAAAACTGTAGATAAACCTAAATCTGATTCTGGAAAGAATATATGGAACTACACTAAAAAACAAGGAGAACTACTGAAGTTTCGTATGGAAGAACCTGTTGAAACATTCCTTGGTGAAAGGGGATTTTGCAAGATAAAAAATATGACAAGTGGAGACTACAAAAAACATATTTCAATGGTAAAAATGAAATTAGAATAG
- a CDS encoding pyridoxamine 5'-phosphate oxidase family protein → MDFEDCIKFANETPVCYLATADGDQPRVRALGFWFADETGFYFQIGAMKEMYGQLQANPKVEACFWQPDEQTGTMMRVAGEIEFVDDPELKKKVLEDRPFLKEFGMTFDHPGLIIFKIAKGEAYFWTMQTNFEPKKMIKFGD, encoded by the coding sequence ATGGATTTTGAAGATTGTATAAAATTTGCAAATGAAACACCTGTTTGCTATTTAGCAACTGCAGATGGGGATCAGCCCAGAGTAAGGGCACTTGGATTTTGGTTTGCCGATGAAACTGGATTTTACTTCCAGATAGGGGCCATGAAGGAGATGTACGGACAGCTTCAGGCAAATCCTAAAGTCGAAGCATGTTTCTGGCAGCCAGACGAACAGACCGGAACCATGATGAGGGTTGCAGGTGAAATAGAATTTGTAGATGATCCCGAACTTAAAAAGAAGGTTTTAGAAGACAGACCTTTCCTTAAAGAGTTTGGAATGACATTCGACCACCCCGGACTCATAATTTTCAAAATTGCAAAAGGTGAAGCATACTTCTGGACCATGCAGACCAACTTCGAACCTAAAAAAATGATTAAATTTGGGGATTGA